CTTTCTcgaaatttaatagatttagaaaacatttgacgattttaataaaaaaatttcaattaaatttatatagtttgaaatgatttaattgaataattactcatatgaagtacttttttgtgtctgattttcgTAACTTAACATATCTTTTACAttagttaattagcatatttttgatCGATTCCTTGATCTTTACGTTTTTTTTGCTGTGCTCATAATTTCGTGTTTTATACCATGGAAGTTATTTAAGacttaaaggaataaaatagccatgattttatttttaataacctcGAAGATTTAACCCTTTCACTGTTCATACCTCGATTTCTACAGACAAAGTAGAAGTAACAAAATTTGCACGACCCGCGATTTCCGAAGGGATGCATCCTCCCACCCCGCTCTTTTACCGTTCGCGGTTTCATTTTGGCTTTTctataatgttttattgtttatttagatCTATCTGgtcgagtttgaaaattataggttaatattaataaagccATTTATATGTACAGTATATGAGCAACAATTTCATCCATTTTTACGCTATTATACGCACTTAgaaatggaaggaaaaaaataacattaagtgaaaaattattatttacgctacaatattgtaaaataaatagaaaaaaaaacttttttttattatatgtaattttttaatattgaccATGAccaaggttcgaatcccggacccTCGAGACTAACAATTTCTAGCTTCCTATCACTTAACCTTAACGGCCACACCACACCTGGCTGTTCGacttataaaaagatttaaatacttTCCCAGGCTTTTTCAGCGGAACCATATTATGACACATTATGAGCCAcctaatttgtatttaattatttcctttggtacggtagtatattataatatatctgGTCGAGTTCCAAAATTATAAGTGTTAAGGGGAGGTGTGGACCCATTTATAAGTACACTATTAGAGCTACAATTTCTCCATTTTGACGCTATTATTCACActtagaaatggaaaaaaataattttaaatgaaaaaaaaaaagcttttaaatataatttttaaatattgaccaTGACCGGGATTGGAACACCGGATTATAGGGATAACAGGGAATAGCAACTTCTTGTTTTCTATCACATAGCCCTAACGGCCACACCTacctatttgaaaattataggttaatattaaggggagatatgggcaatttcattttaacgCTATTATTCgcaattagaaaaaagaaaaataataattttaagaaaaggaatattttatttacattacgatagtgtaaaataaattttaaaaaaatcatttatttttattaaatatagtttttaaatatttatcaggaACTGGTTCGAACCCCGGATCCACGGCTCTAGCTTTCTATCACTTAACTTTAACGGCCTCACCGTACCTAGCTGTCCTCTTTATAACAAGCTTTCAGTACTTTTCCATTGGATCCATATTGTGCCACATTGTGGGCCCTCTAATACGGTAGTGTAgtatgttataatataatattagaaagagGTCATCTTTAGTTGCCCATATTTCTGCCATTCAAGCATGTTTTACAGTATTTTACACGATCTTTACAAAGTGCGCTGTTTGTATCGCAACGAAAAATAATGCATGACAATGTTAAGCGAATTTAGTGCCAAGATTACGAGGAGAAAATCTCTGTCTCACGTCGAAGTTTATTATAGGGCAATTCCACGGAAGTGTcaacttttaagtgaattttttattttatgaattgcatattttaattttaaaaatatgttcaaaaatagctAAAGTCTACATAtcactgtttaatttttgataattttaagttttttgaatctGGCAGCATTCTAAAGTAATCACATGGCTGACNAATAgttcaggaaaataataattgcaaaattcacAGAAACTACCAGTTCTAAGCAGCAAGCCGAAAGCTTGGttgccaaaatgtcattccgtcacacaagtaaaaagttcatgaaattaaaaataaaaaaaatacaaaattcgtttttttttagtttatgaatcacattataccaataataatgatatccatgagaaaaaataatgtttatttgaaattagatgcatagaaacttcaattaattgtcatcatgcaagtcaaaatgtcattccgatATATACATATGGAATTGTATATATGGAATTGTATATATGGAATTACCCTATACTAAATCGTATTTGTAGTTctaattaatatgttttgtaaGAATATTCTGtctacttttattaatacatgcgtatttcataaaatgaattgtAATCCAACcatgatttaattttcaaaattccttaaaaaaataaataaattttcaaaattttattcttttaattttccagCAGCTTTTTggttaattatctaatttttactttaaaaaagaaaaaagaaacttctgcaaaaaaatttttttttgtatatttttactcTGAAGTATATAGGTTTGAAATATCTAACAAAAAATACCGAATTTTTTTTGacctattttgatttttaaaagaaaaaggaattgcGCAAGGAAAGGGTTTTAACACCAACTTTTAGAATGGATGAAGAAATGTTTCTCTCTTTCTCCCGCAACTagttgttttgattttgaaagGATGTACGGTTAATAATTTcctaattaaattctattttatttcttgggATGTAAGACTCGGCCAAAGAAATTAGCCGTGAAGCTAGACACACGATTCTGAAAATTGGTATTAAcgcttatttgttaaaattacgtAAAGTATACTGTTAacgtttctttaattattttcaaagcaatCAGGGCTACACATAaccaagcaaaaatatttttaaaggcgGATATATTCAACATATAAGTTATTTGCCTGTATCACTGGATATACTTAGCGGAATAAACGAATTAGTTcgtaaataactaaataaaaaagttgaactaattttcaaaaaattttcttatttggtttttgatatgtgtgtgtgtgtgtttgttCACGGGAGTTAACACATGAtgacgtatttatttttagaatgtgGTCAAGACTTAGCGTTTTTATTCAttgatggaaaatattttttttttcatattgtagttaaaatttggttttatattttgcgACATAATGAACATCATTTGTTTATGACTAagttgatgattttattttattttataactactttatattacgactactaatgttcaactccgtagccttgtaattttaaaccaatccaaaagagaaagaaactcctggatcagtacccccagcggtatgatttgttatgggcacatggaggactttatgacccGGAAGATTTAATGaacatcagtcaccatttactacacgtggagtcttcggccgatgggaatcgaacccacgacctcttggacatgggcccagtgccctaccaacctgACTATCCCGGCCCTAAGTTGATATTTGGTCACCGCAGGTGGCCAGCCGATCCGCGAAGCGGGTTTACGGCTTTTCGTGGCCACTGCGTAAATCAACATCCCCCACACATTCGGAGGTACGCAGGACCAGGCCCCTCGGACACGAAAACCACACTGCCGTCACCCAGAAGACGCGCGTGCAGTCCCGCACACCTAGTGCCCAATCCTACCGACGTACTAAGCCCGTCTGTCGAGGCTTGCTGTTAGAACATGGAAATAAGTTCGTGTTTGAAGCTAATGAGTGAATGATAGTTAATGAGtgaataaattgattaattagtGAGTAGTGTGAGAGGGAAGCAAATAAATGCATCGACGAATCAGTGGATTGTTAATTAGTAAATCGGTGTTTTGGTGCCTGAACTAGCAAGTAAATAGGCGTGTCAGTGTAtggactattttattttataaccgtcgttgaacagccgacccaatatttgggtttacgactactaatgttcaacttcgtagcattgtaattttgaacccaatccagaagacaagggaactcctggatcaagtattgggagaaatttgccttcgtggaggactttttggtggaactaacccgcattggagaggaagaccacgagagcctcccacggttagcctgacggcaaggggtctctagcccatgattcgtctaccactgaggacatttcacgtcagcactgaggtcggtgcaagccagatgcggaattcgtatcgaccagccatcgccgggatcgaaccctgGGTCATGTATGaattattcaatatatagaagGTAAGGCACATCATAAATTGTAGTATGACAATCTATATCCGGAAATACCATTGTGCGCGACTTAGGGCGCCTACCCGTTATTAACTGACTGTTCTTGCACACTTGAAacggtacttttatttatccaattaattttatgttttataatagttattgacaaaatttatattgaaatgggTATGGAAATAGCTGTTTTAACGTAATTTGCACTTATAGCTTACAAATTGCGAGCTTGGGAAATTATTcgacaaaacattaaattacataaaatagctatttttgTGCCTATCTGAatgtaattttagattaattaatagaaaacataaaactaagatagtttaaataaataaaagtaccgtTCAAGGTATGCACGAACAGCCAGTTCGTAATGGAGTGGCGCCCATAATGGCATTGCGATGACATTTCCGAGTGTCCTTTGCTTTGCAATTCTCAATCCTTATAGTGTGCCTAGCCACCCTTCAGTTATGCATTTCTAGGGTGATACAGTGACACAGTACTCTATCATCCTGTAGTATCATCATCTGTGTTAATACATAATTGTAAACtattaccactttttttttatctcatgaTTTGATTTATTCTACCTTTTTATCATCTTGTTTTtttgaaggcaaatttctgatttctaatttttagatTAGCCTAAGCATAATTAATACTGAAGATGAGATCGAGAAAATGTAAaactctttttcaaattttatttttattttaaagtagaacACAGCTCTAAATTTCAGAATCAGattcttttaagaattaaatatatgtagtagatatagatagattaattaattaaaagtcaaaaaCATGTGTTACGAAGAGTCTAATTGTTGTTCTGGGTAAGCTATcgataaatattaagtattattaaattgtagaaaaaatctCAGAAAATTTTGCAGTATCGCAATTCTATATTGTGTCGAATTATCTTGATTTTAGTACACTTTTGCAATCAATATAGGTAAatcttactttaatattaaagttactATTGTAATTGTTGctctttatgtatttttacttcaatggtattagttaattttcatGATCCATTGGCGAACTAACTCCAATCAAATGAAccataaaattaagaatgatttaGGGGGCAATTTTAAatcgtaaaatttcaaaaaatcaatttttctaagTGTCTAACACGTCATCGATGTTCTCAAAGTTGCAGTATGCTGTTGCCGCCAATTGCTTACTGAATCTTTGATGcagttattgttattttacattaacGATTGGCGACCAAATTCCAAACCAACAAAACCATAAAATTGCGAAGaacttttaatatctattttacatttaaagggTAGCGTGGGGTTTAAAGTTtcgaaaactttatttaaaagtgaaatatgtAACTGTACAACACATCAAGAGTATTTTCTCTGAAGTTGTAAATCAATCGAAATTAAGCATTTTGAGAATCTTAGGAAACTTTACTAATCGGCTCGACTAGAGTTCCTGAATCAAACctaattatactttttgtaaatagaatagTCGTCTCAAAGTTACGGAAATTCCCTACTTTTCCACGTTACCATGGTTACGGAAAATCTTGCTTTTTCCCCCAAGACAGTTTTTTTAGACTGTACGTTTCAGGAAGAAGTGCGAATATACTGGTGTAAGAAAGAGCAAGATTGGTGGATACCATGGCAATGGAAAGGGAAAAGAGTAGAGAGTGGGAAAATCGTGTTAACTTGAGACGCCTGTTCTATTCAATGAGATACAACTAATAGTTTTGGAATAATCCGGAAGAGGAAGATATCTTGGTCAGTTAGCAACAAAATACTCTCGTAGCTCGTTTTCTGAATCTGagttaaaatatgttaagtaTATCAATCTAGCAGCctcttaaactattaatttatttttattttgtttgccaaattttttattagtaagaAAACTAGTCTTTCATCAAGTATAGCTATCATACAAACTTCATTGATTCGTAAGCAACGTTTCTGAAAATGGCAAACGAAATGGTCCCCTGGAATCCCAGGGCAAATGTCCCACTTTCTCCACAATTGTGacagctttgtatttttaaaataattcataacatATGACAAATAACTGCGCATGGTTTGGCGAGAAAATAATGTTCACTTGTACTCACGGTGAAAGTTTTACAGTTCCTACAGAAGAAGTGATTATTTCAGCTGTAGATGTTATAATGGATACAACAAACGGGAAACTTGTTGCGGAACGAGTGGCTCTTATTCGGATTGTAGCAGGAGGTGTGGATACGGCGGTATGAAATACGACGAAGTGCCTCCCTATTGCAAGTATTTTGACGAAAGAGATTATGACACTATCCGACCAGCGGGGCTGCAATCGAAAGATGCGAAAAGTGAATTTGCTAACCTTTATGGTCCTGACAGCAGTAAGTATTTGAACCCCTCATAACTTTGAACACGATTGACATTCTGTCATAAACTTTCATGATTAAATCGAACCATCGATTTGATTTAATTGTGAAGTTGCTTTCTTCAATAGACAACGCCTAATGGGCGGAGTCTttgaactatttcatttttaatttattaaacgttTGCCTCAATCTGTGTAGCCAGAAAGAACCGGATATATGACGTAACGCACGAACAATTGTTCGTGCgagatgaagaaaaaatctCGTCTCTAAAGCAGTTTCTCTTGATGTCCAACAAGagtaaagcaaatatttacgtTTTGGTGATTAGGTCGGTTcccttatgaaaaaatcgagGTATAAAGAAGGTATAAAGGTATAAAGGAGGTTGTTGTTTAAATACGTTGTAAAGGTTGAAAAGGGTGCAAATGAATACTTCAAAatcaacctcaaatataccttaaatatacctccagAGGCATATATGTTTTAgcctgaagtatatttttttacacttgtggaagtatttattcaacaacctaaggtgtgtcattttacacttcaggttattataaatcaacctcaggTNTGTTGCGGTACGAGTGGCTCTTATTCGGATTGTAGCAGGAGGTATGGATACGGCGGTATGAAATACGACGAAGTGCCTCCCTATTGCAAGTATTTTGATGAAAGAGATTACGACACTATCCGACCAGCGGGGCTGCAATCGAAAGATGCGAAAAGTGAATTTGCTAACCTTTATGGTCCTGACAGCAGTAAGTATTTGAACCCCTCATAACTTTGATCACGATTGACATTCTGTCATAAACTTTCATGATTAAATCGAACCAttgatttgatttaattgtGAAATTGCTTTCTTCAATAGACAACGCCTAATGGGCGGAGTCTttgaactatttcatttttaatttattaaacgcTTGCCTCAATCTGTGTAGCCAGAAAGAACCGGATATATGACGTAACGCACGAACAATTGTTCGTGCgagatgaagaaaaaatctCGTCTCTAAAGCAGTTTCTCTTGATGTCCAACAAGagtaaagcaaatatttacattttggtGATTAAGTTGGTTAGCAGTTGAATCTTCAACCTTGTCTTTTAAGCACTAGTCCAATAATTCGCTCGTATTAGTTGCTTTTAAAGTTCTTTAGTATGAATTCGTGATGGGCGAAGCCTCGAAACTGCTTATTTGCCTCAACTTTTGTTGATGTTCGATGCCAGGAAAGAGATTTATCCGGTTTTATTACGTAACGAACGAGCTTCAGGACAGGTGCTTGTTTAGATTTTGGACAAATTCCTGGCAATTATTTACGTTTTAGCTGTAAGCTCGAGTTTACTTTGCTGGGTTACAAATTAAGAAGATCACGCGTTGTCTATTTCGGGGCAGGTTAGAGACTGGACATATTTAAAACTGTgcataaatgaaacattaaaagctGTTCATTGAAACAAGATGtgctatatttttgtttcaattatgcTCATTACGCAGGTTGCATATCAATGTAGGTGTGACGTCACACTCGTgtgacgtcgcttacaggtatccaattaaatctgatttaaatcaacatggttaggcataatcacttcagTTTCAGTTCTTCtctaattgggtatactatagcctacgtcacagatcgtgttattcctactaaatttaactagtaaacagcattttctgcgaacctgatttctagcaacaagtaaaagcatcaaacgaggtgtcttgttataagtcgctactcgccaggttggaattgtattagtctagttcctttggaaataatttatattgttgttttaccgaagtttatgaatttagtaagcatatttaaaactcagtttattaattaaactaaaaggtaaatgttattcctagtaagtggaagtagtttttcatattatacccaattgctAGTACCCAATTTAAAATCCcataacagcaaaaaaaaattttttttcttcctaaatttAACGCGGTTTAAAGTGCggattattttcattcaaaaatcttCCATGAAATTGGTTTTGCTTCATATTAACTTCCAATTACATGGGGGATTATTTAGTCTGCTGAGTTGAGTTATATAAAATGTGGAAATTATCGTTTTTACTCATTTCCGCAGCAAAGATATCTTTTACATTAatcttaaagtaatattttgctttttataattatctttcaGAATCTTCCCAATCGAGTAAATTCAGTTCGGATTTTCGTAAGTATGACAGAAAGAAAAACGGAATGCCCATCTCTATTTCATGTTACTTTGATGTATCCAATCAGCAAAACGTGAGAAGCAAGAGTAACAGACTTAACTGCTGTTGCAACTGTCAAGGAGATAAGATCAGAAGAGAAAATGTAagttaattttctcttttcttttttcaattctgCCAAAtgccactttaaaaaattcatcagTAAGAAGTGGAGTGATAGAACGTATCGAAAGACACAATGTGCTGTTGAATTGGCTTTACGTAATGAGTAATAAAGGTGATCAGACCGTAACCACTGTCTTGTTTTTACTCTCTGAAATTTGAAGACATATTaagtaattgaattatttaaatactttctcttcaatttctttgttaaaaaactgACGCTAactaacaaaaacaaacaaaaaaaa
This window of the Parasteatoda tepidariorum isolate YZ-2023 chromosome 4, CAS_Ptep_4.0, whole genome shotgun sequence genome carries:
- the LOC107447442 gene encoding uncharacterized protein isoform X2; this translates as MCYEESNCCSGCRCYNGYNKRETCCGTSGSYSDCSRRCGYGGMKYDEVPPYCKYFDERDYDTIRPAGLQSKDAKSEFANLYGPDSKSSQSSKFSSDFRKYDRKKNGMPISISCYFDVSNQQNVRSKSNRLNCCCNCQGDKIRRENVSCCSSSSRRSSKREKLFQIRIVPVQQERSYRDTKKLCYCSSERRDVGGRKSQSMYRSGGEFCSTDSLQNFLRFICGTK
- the LOC107447442 gene encoding uncharacterized protein isoform X3, whose protein sequence is MCYEESNCCSGSYRRSDYFSCRCYNGYNKRETCCGTSGSYSDCSRRCGYGGMKYDEVPPYCKYFDERDYDTIRPAGLQSKDAKSEFANLYGPDSKSSQSSKFSSDFRKYDRKKNGMPISISCYFDVSNQQNVRSKSNRLNCCCNCQGDKIRRENVSCCSSSSRRSSKREKLFQIRIVPVQQERSYRDTKKLCYCSSERRDVGGRKSQSMYKVSFSSQS
- the LOC107447442 gene encoding uncharacterized protein isoform X1, with translation MCYEESNCCSGSYRRSDYFSCRCYNGYNKRETCCGTSGSYSDCSRRCGYGGMKYDEVPPYCKYFDERDYDTIRPAGLQSKDAKSEFANLYGPDSKSSQSSKFSSDFRKYDRKKNGMPISISCYFDVSNQQNVRSKSNRLNCCCNCQGDKIRRENVSCCSSSSRRSSKREKLFQIRIVPVQQERSYRDTKKLCYCSSERRDVGGRKSQSMYRSGGEFCSTDSLQNFLRFICGTK
- the LOC107447442 gene encoding uncharacterized protein isoform X4; this translates as MKYDEVPPYCKYFDERDYDTIRPAGLQSKDAKSEFANLYGPDSKSSQSSKFSSDFRKYDRKKNGMPISISCYFDVSNQQNVRSKSNRLNCCCNCQGDKIRRENVSCCSSSSRRSSKREKLFQIRIVPVQQERSYRDTKKLCYCSSERRDVGGRKSQSMYRSGGEFCSTDSLQNFLRFICGTK